One window of the Corticium candelabrum chromosome 7, ooCorCand1.1, whole genome shotgun sequence genome contains the following:
- the LOC134181878 gene encoding non-receptor tyrosine-protein kinase TNK1-like isoform X2, producing MSTLDVSDGTDDFSRLQAFLDKADLSDHFNNIYFHLCVRRVEDLKDISESDATSINMTKPQFSRLKRFLKDEKSNWMKIFRPWREKRPVTNVVPTTSPTPHHGPKYLISKECLKFCKSIGTGEYGEVFRGDWRDEHMSSVRVAIKTLNKHAAPRNEADIRKEADAMHSLNHPNILKLYGVVLSVDEPMMLVLELAALGSLESVLLSEGARFPIMKLYEYAEQIASGMEYLSEKQIVHRDLSTRNLLLVTKDRLKISDFGLARPLPNGKSYYEMTDPKHSKIPFGWTAPEALKTTRFTVHSDVWSFGVTLWEMFAHGAAPWGELNAVQILELVDAPLLKRLNRPEHCPPDAYHLMWTCWAHNPSDRPTFNGLRRLIRTILPHKATVIEPLLVENDPSVLTLKEGEVITITEFCEPNWCYGQSSTGVYGKFPKSHIQLDAKKNVADHETLPSPGDRLPVLSTDDISNPCNATHNFHISTTQLAGMTELQLQEMLGSKTITRNITPVASLVSESRRSSVFSTTSDTRSVSSVGHSVSPPGILSKTPQQNRPLPTLPYHRNISESNTDMHRPLVTRITRSQTVDVFPQPGPSIPRPTIRKPTNQNHMLQPSRQSHHGELPPPYTPSHTAIPPFCGNVAWTATPNPNRPHTVAFNSSSSEYAHLWEARSAHSPKATMDDSVLTSASTRRSLISFTDPSIPFDMPNPPHPYQNHTPQSLKPGGYASLQPSTATQRNKPPPLQAVDEDREEYMVMNSPHSRSPSPCVSDGQSKGETNSLTRSLSDPQMNVHGDEYVDMNEQNRLMLRNAAKRNLIRKPDCVNPQSQGKPTPSSRTTKTSPPKPIPRPRDWQSRPSHPTMSPVERMRSSTVPPPLHNNPPPSVLSPERKPPSGPVIKIQRVRLAVPDTSEKDAEDILKLYEWDVDTTIRHLKVAQGAELTNYNKEHVRQVTTAHRDTTEAVRYLKVEKVLQFAKSAGLKQATTSSCQSALDHCQWNCDRAIHFLLGQNK from the exons ATGTCGACTCTTGACGTCAGCGACGGTACGGACGATTTCAGTCGCTTGCAGGCGTTCTTGGACAAGGCCGATCTGTCGGACCACTTCAATAACATCTACTTCCACCTTTGCGTACGCCGCGTCGAAGATCTCAAAGACATTAGCGAGAGCGATGCGACGAGCATCAACATGACAAAGCCGCAGTTCAGTCGTCTGAAGCGTTTTCTCAAGGACGAAAAGAGCAACTGGATGAAG ATATTCCGACCTTGGCGTGAGAAGCGGCCGGTAACCAACGTCGTCCCGACAACGTCACCCACACCCCATCATGGACCAAAATACTTGATCAGTAAAGAGTGCCTGAAGTTCTGCAAATCGATTGGAACTGGAGAATATGGAGAAGTGTTTCGTGGAGATTGGAGGGACGAGCACATGTCAAGT GTCCGTGTTGCTATCAAAACGCTGAACAAACATGCAGCGCCGAGAAATGAGGCTGACATTCGAAAGGAAGCTGATGCAATGCATTCACTGAATCATCCGAATATTCTCAAACTGTATGGTGTCGTGCTGAGTGTAGATGAGCCCATGATGCTG GTGCTGGAGTTGGCAGCGTTGGGCAGTTTGGAAAGTGTCTTGCTTTCTGAAGGGGCACGTTTCCCAATAATGAAACTGTATGAGTATGCAGAGCAGATTGCATCTGGTATGGAATATCTGTCTGAAAAACAGATTGTTCACCGAGATCTCTCCACGAGAAACTTGTTGCTAGTTACTAAAGATCGG TTGAAAATAAGTGATTTTGGCTTAGCCCGCCCTCTTCCCAATGGAAAATCATATTACGAGATGACAGACCCTAAGCATTCAAAAATTCCCTTTGGCTG GACTGCACCAGAGGCTCTGAAGACAACTCGATTCACTGTACACAGTGATGTGTGGAGCTTTGGAGTGACATTGTGGGAGATGTTTGCACATGGAGCTGCTCCATGGGGAGAGCTAAATGCAGTTCAA ATTTTGGAATTGGTTGATGCACCACTGTTGAAACGTCTTAATCGTCCTGAGCATTGCCCACCGGATGCATACCATCTGATGTGGACATGCTGGGCCCACAATCCTAGTGATCGGCCAACATTCAACGGACTGAGGCGGCTAATACGAACA ATCTTGCCTCATAAAGCAACAGTGATCGAGCCTCTACTGGTTGAAAATGATCCTAGTGTGTTGACTTTGAAAGAAGGAGAAGTCATAACTATCACTGAATT TTGCGAACCAAACTGGTGCTATGGTCAGTCGTCTACTGGTGTTTATGGCAAGTTTCCAAAAAGTCATATCCAGTTGGATGCAAAAAAGAACGTGGCAGACCATGAAACTTTGCCATCACCTGG AGATCGGTTGCCTGTGCTATCAACAGATGATATCTCAAATCCATGCAATGCAACCCATAATTTTCATATCAGTACTACGCAGCTGGCTGGAATGACTGAGTTGCAGCTTCAAGA AATGTTGGGGAGCAAGACAATAACGCGTAACATAACACCAGTAGCAAGTCTAGTATCAG AATCAAGACGATCATCTGTATTCTCAACGACGAGTGATACAAGATCAGTCAGTAGTGTCGGTCATTCGGTCTCTCCCCCAGGAATCCTCTCAAAAACACCCCAGCAAAATCGTCCTCTTCCTACACTGCCCTATCATCGTAATATTTCAGAGTCCAACACAGACATGCACCGGCCTCTTGTAACAAGAATTACTAGGAGCCAGACAGTGGATGTATTCCCTCAGCCGGGACCTAGTATACCACGACCGACTATTCGTAAGCCAACGAATCAAAATCACATGTTGCAACCTTCAAGGCAATCTCACCATGGAGAGCTTCCCCCACCCTACACTCCAAGTCACACTGCCATACCACCATTCTGTGGTAATGTTGCATGGACAGCAACACCAAATCCAAACAGGCCTCACACAGTGGCTTTCAATAGTTCGTCCTCCGAGTATGCCCACCTGTGGGAAGCTAGATCAGCACATTCCCCCAAGGCAACGATGGATGATTCAGTTCTTACAAGTGCAAGTACAAGGCGTTCTCTTATATCATTTACTGATCCTTCTATTCCTTTTGATATGCCTAATCCACCGCACCCTTACCAAAATCATACACCTCAAAGTCTGAAGCCTGGAGGATATGCATCACTGCAACCATCAACAGCAACGCAACGAAACAAGCCACCTCCATTGCAGGCAGTGGATGAAGACCGAGAAGAGTACATGGTAATGAACTCGCCACACAGTAGGAGTCCAAGCCCTTGCGTGAGTGATGGACAGAGTAAAGGTGAAACCAATAGTCTTACTCGGAGCTTGTCTGATCCACAGATGAATGTACACGGTGATGAGTATGTTGATATGAATGAGCAAAACCGCTTGATGTTGCGTAATGCTGCCAAACGAAATCTAATTAGAAAACCAGATTGTGTCAATCCACAGTCACAAGGCAAACCCACTCCATCCTCTCGTACAACAAAGACATCGCCACCAAAACCAATCCCCCGTCCCCGTGACTGGCAGTCACGGCCATCTCACCCAACCATGAGTCCAGTAGAACGAATGCGGTCGTCTACTGTGCCACCTCCACTGCATAATAATCCACCCCCTTCAGTACTGTCTCCAGAGAGAAAACCACCGTCTGGTCCTGTGATCAAAATACAAAGAGTGCGACTAGCAGTGCCTGACACATCTGAAAAGGACGCTGAAGATATCTTGAAATTGTATGAATGGGATGTGGATACCACAATTCGACACCTGAAAGTCGCTCAAGGAGCTGAACTCACAAACTACAACAAGGAGCACGTAAGGCAAGTCACCACTGCACATCGAGATACCACAGAAGCAGTACGGTATTTGAAAGTAGAGAAGGTTTTGCAGTTTGCAAAGTCAGCTGGACTGAAGCAAGCAACGACGTCCTCTTGCCAGAGTGCTCTGGATCACTGTCAGTGGAATTGCGATCGAGCAATTCACTTCCTATTGGGACAGAACAAATGA
- the LOC134182446 gene encoding glutathione S-transferase kappa 1-like encodes MSKRHVVKLFYDVISPYSWLGFETLCRYRTLWALDLRFCPVFLGAIMGATNITPPGMIPRKGKYMEKDLQRLKELYCVPLNLPSDPAEVMFNKGSLSAQRLLTATKMSYPNYVENLSRALWTRVWSKDLDIASRGSLKEACQNCGMDSKVIEEILGRLSDQDVKDELRKTTDEVLSYGAFGAPTIVIFNDDGKADMFFGSDRFELIAHLLGVRWLGPHPSKL; translated from the exons ATGAGTAAACGACATGTTGTAAAGCTTTTCTACGATGTAATATCTCCCTATTCATGGCTGGGCTTTGAG ACTTTATGTCGCTACCGTACGCTGTGGGCGCTAGATCTTCGCTTCTGCCCAGTGTTTCTTGGAGCAATTATGGGAGCAACAA aTATTACACCACCTGGGATGATCCCAAGGAAAGGTAAATACATGGAGAAGGACTTGCAGAGGCTTAAAGAATTGTATTGTGTTCCACTCAATCTTCCATCA GATCCAGCAGAAGTGATGTTTAATAAAGGATCTTTATCAGCTCAACGATTGCTAACTGCAACAAAGATGTCTTACCCAAATTATGTAGAGAATCTTTCTAGGGCCTTGTGGACGCGAGTTTGGTCAAAG GATTTAGATATAGCAAGTCGGGGAAGTTTGAAGGAG GCATGCCAAAATTGTGGTATGGACAGCAAAGTAATTGAAGAAATTCTTGGCCGTTTGTCGGATCAAGATGTGAAAGATGAATTGAGGAAAACTACTGATGAAGTTCTGAGTTATGGT GCTTTTGGTGCACCAACTATAGTAATCTTTAATGATGATGGTAAAGCTGATATGTTCTTTGGTTCTGATCGTTTTGAGCTGATTGCTCATCTCCTTG GTGTTCGTTGGCTAGGGCCTCACCCATCGAAACTATAA
- the LOC134181878 gene encoding non-receptor tyrosine-protein kinase TNK1-like isoform X1: MSTLDVSDGTDDFSRLQAFLDKADLSDHFNNIYFHLCVRRVEDLKDISESDATSINMTKPQFSRLKRFLKDEKSNWMKIFRPWREKRPVTNVVPTTSPTPHHGPKYLISKECLKFCKSIGTGEYGEVFRGDWRDEHMSSVRVAIKTLNKHAAPRNEADIRKEADAMHSLNHPNILKLYGVVLSVDEPMMLVLELAALGSLESVLLSEGARFPIMKLYEYAEQIASGMEYLSEKQIVHRDLSTRNLLLVTKDRLKISDFGLARPLPNGKSYYEMTDPKHSKIPFGWTAPEALKTTRFTVHSDVWSFGVTLWEMFAHGAAPWGELNAVQILELVDAPLLKRLNRPEHCPPDAYHLMWTCWAHNPSDRPTFNGLRRLIRTILPHKATVIEPLLVENDPSVLTLKEGEVITITEFCEPNWCYGQSSTGVYGKFPKSHIQLDAKKNVADHETLPSPGDRLPVLSTDDISNPCNATHNFHISTTQLAGMTELQLQEMLGSKTITRNITPVASLVSGMRESRRSSVFSTTSDTRSVSSVGHSVSPPGILSKTPQQNRPLPTLPYHRNISESNTDMHRPLVTRITRSQTVDVFPQPGPSIPRPTIRKPTNQNHMLQPSRQSHHGELPPPYTPSHTAIPPFCGNVAWTATPNPNRPHTVAFNSSSSEYAHLWEARSAHSPKATMDDSVLTSASTRRSLISFTDPSIPFDMPNPPHPYQNHTPQSLKPGGYASLQPSTATQRNKPPPLQAVDEDREEYMVMNSPHSRSPSPCVSDGQSKGETNSLTRSLSDPQMNVHGDEYVDMNEQNRLMLRNAAKRNLIRKPDCVNPQSQGKPTPSSRTTKTSPPKPIPRPRDWQSRPSHPTMSPVERMRSSTVPPPLHNNPPPSVLSPERKPPSGPVIKIQRVRLAVPDTSEKDAEDILKLYEWDVDTTIRHLKVAQGAELTNYNKEHVRQVTTAHRDTTEAVRYLKVEKVLQFAKSAGLKQATTSSCQSALDHCQWNCDRAIHFLLGQNK; this comes from the exons ATGTCGACTCTTGACGTCAGCGACGGTACGGACGATTTCAGTCGCTTGCAGGCGTTCTTGGACAAGGCCGATCTGTCGGACCACTTCAATAACATCTACTTCCACCTTTGCGTACGCCGCGTCGAAGATCTCAAAGACATTAGCGAGAGCGATGCGACGAGCATCAACATGACAAAGCCGCAGTTCAGTCGTCTGAAGCGTTTTCTCAAGGACGAAAAGAGCAACTGGATGAAG ATATTCCGACCTTGGCGTGAGAAGCGGCCGGTAACCAACGTCGTCCCGACAACGTCACCCACACCCCATCATGGACCAAAATACTTGATCAGTAAAGAGTGCCTGAAGTTCTGCAAATCGATTGGAACTGGAGAATATGGAGAAGTGTTTCGTGGAGATTGGAGGGACGAGCACATGTCAAGT GTCCGTGTTGCTATCAAAACGCTGAACAAACATGCAGCGCCGAGAAATGAGGCTGACATTCGAAAGGAAGCTGATGCAATGCATTCACTGAATCATCCGAATATTCTCAAACTGTATGGTGTCGTGCTGAGTGTAGATGAGCCCATGATGCTG GTGCTGGAGTTGGCAGCGTTGGGCAGTTTGGAAAGTGTCTTGCTTTCTGAAGGGGCACGTTTCCCAATAATGAAACTGTATGAGTATGCAGAGCAGATTGCATCTGGTATGGAATATCTGTCTGAAAAACAGATTGTTCACCGAGATCTCTCCACGAGAAACTTGTTGCTAGTTACTAAAGATCGG TTGAAAATAAGTGATTTTGGCTTAGCCCGCCCTCTTCCCAATGGAAAATCATATTACGAGATGACAGACCCTAAGCATTCAAAAATTCCCTTTGGCTG GACTGCACCAGAGGCTCTGAAGACAACTCGATTCACTGTACACAGTGATGTGTGGAGCTTTGGAGTGACATTGTGGGAGATGTTTGCACATGGAGCTGCTCCATGGGGAGAGCTAAATGCAGTTCAA ATTTTGGAATTGGTTGATGCACCACTGTTGAAACGTCTTAATCGTCCTGAGCATTGCCCACCGGATGCATACCATCTGATGTGGACATGCTGGGCCCACAATCCTAGTGATCGGCCAACATTCAACGGACTGAGGCGGCTAATACGAACA ATCTTGCCTCATAAAGCAACAGTGATCGAGCCTCTACTGGTTGAAAATGATCCTAGTGTGTTGACTTTGAAAGAAGGAGAAGTCATAACTATCACTGAATT TTGCGAACCAAACTGGTGCTATGGTCAGTCGTCTACTGGTGTTTATGGCAAGTTTCCAAAAAGTCATATCCAGTTGGATGCAAAAAAGAACGTGGCAGACCATGAAACTTTGCCATCACCTGG AGATCGGTTGCCTGTGCTATCAACAGATGATATCTCAAATCCATGCAATGCAACCCATAATTTTCATATCAGTACTACGCAGCTGGCTGGAATGACTGAGTTGCAGCTTCAAGA AATGTTGGGGAGCAAGACAATAACGCGTAACATAACACCAGTAGCAAGTCTAGTATCAGGTATGAGAG AATCAAGACGATCATCTGTATTCTCAACGACGAGTGATACAAGATCAGTCAGTAGTGTCGGTCATTCGGTCTCTCCCCCAGGAATCCTCTCAAAAACACCCCAGCAAAATCGTCCTCTTCCTACACTGCCCTATCATCGTAATATTTCAGAGTCCAACACAGACATGCACCGGCCTCTTGTAACAAGAATTACTAGGAGCCAGACAGTGGATGTATTCCCTCAGCCGGGACCTAGTATACCACGACCGACTATTCGTAAGCCAACGAATCAAAATCACATGTTGCAACCTTCAAGGCAATCTCACCATGGAGAGCTTCCCCCACCCTACACTCCAAGTCACACTGCCATACCACCATTCTGTGGTAATGTTGCATGGACAGCAACACCAAATCCAAACAGGCCTCACACAGTGGCTTTCAATAGTTCGTCCTCCGAGTATGCCCACCTGTGGGAAGCTAGATCAGCACATTCCCCCAAGGCAACGATGGATGATTCAGTTCTTACAAGTGCAAGTACAAGGCGTTCTCTTATATCATTTACTGATCCTTCTATTCCTTTTGATATGCCTAATCCACCGCACCCTTACCAAAATCATACACCTCAAAGTCTGAAGCCTGGAGGATATGCATCACTGCAACCATCAACAGCAACGCAACGAAACAAGCCACCTCCATTGCAGGCAGTGGATGAAGACCGAGAAGAGTACATGGTAATGAACTCGCCACACAGTAGGAGTCCAAGCCCTTGCGTGAGTGATGGACAGAGTAAAGGTGAAACCAATAGTCTTACTCGGAGCTTGTCTGATCCACAGATGAATGTACACGGTGATGAGTATGTTGATATGAATGAGCAAAACCGCTTGATGTTGCGTAATGCTGCCAAACGAAATCTAATTAGAAAACCAGATTGTGTCAATCCACAGTCACAAGGCAAACCCACTCCATCCTCTCGTACAACAAAGACATCGCCACCAAAACCAATCCCCCGTCCCCGTGACTGGCAGTCACGGCCATCTCACCCAACCATGAGTCCAGTAGAACGAATGCGGTCGTCTACTGTGCCACCTCCACTGCATAATAATCCACCCCCTTCAGTACTGTCTCCAGAGAGAAAACCACCGTCTGGTCCTGTGATCAAAATACAAAGAGTGCGACTAGCAGTGCCTGACACATCTGAAAAGGACGCTGAAGATATCTTGAAATTGTATGAATGGGATGTGGATACCACAATTCGACACCTGAAAGTCGCTCAAGGAGCTGAACTCACAAACTACAACAAGGAGCACGTAAGGCAAGTCACCACTGCACATCGAGATACCACAGAAGCAGTACGGTATTTGAAAGTAGAGAAGGTTTTGCAGTTTGCAAAGTCAGCTGGACTGAAGCAAGCAACGACGTCCTCTTGCCAGAGTGCTCTGGATCACTGTCAGTGGAATTGCGATCGAGCAATTCACTTCCTATTGGGACAGAACAAATGA
- the LOC134182445 gene encoding papilin-like isoform X1: protein MTTRVTWYSFEHASLLICVAGHFFFVSAARAELCTVTAMLRKLHLAISRSYSTHNTNDHISLLAVFVCLSSAFALSDLNDIRNYFAGEISSVQVEKELFDCSDVPLSANCSSKQTDAICSSDQACRGTQEERYSRCCFNGCQNICMLPAVVDWIRSPNRDSEPGLIVAGPEAPDLGELCSLDLDAEATQHCPHGYVCKEDDGSDPRVAMFSAQQESPSLRNLGICIKGDLCSLLVDKGICQNAVRRYYYDSQSNSCKGFDYGGCGGNDNNFETEERCRSACEKSDALLVEQEDKELFFAGEPTVAPKGLVLYTDDPCILTDCNSTIGERCVVVSQGTDSESDNDNKMPVCTCNYPCPEKVDPVCASNNRQYDNECLMEKSMCSNSVILSVKYHGPCYDPCVDVHCEQGQHCVSDYHTRRATCECISTCNSAEDSDIVCGSNGKWYPSFCWMNFAACKTNMTLSVEHRNSKEICGNVKPGSCPDIELESDGVCQDHCSMDDQCDGSLKCCFNGCQHHCVEPVFERDCEYLGQIYKHAEKFSEGCSECSCKKGRIQCSFFNCIPDNDDLRDSASADGNVTLRQSVDEDAEDDVYYG, encoded by the exons ATGACGACGCGTGTCACGTGGTATAGTTTTGAGCATGCGAGTCTGTTGATTTGCGTTGCTGGTCACTTTTTCTTTGTGTCGGCCGCTCGAGCTGAGCTTTGCACGGTCACAGCAATGCTGCGGAAGTTACATCTCGCAATCTCTCGGTCCTATTCAACTCACAACACAAACGATCACATCTCTCTCCTCGCCGTCTTCGTCTGCCTCTCTTCGGCATTCGCATTATCCGACCTGAACGACATTCGAAATTACTTTGCAGGAGAAATAAGCAGCGTACAAGTCGAGAAG GAATTATTTGACTGCTCTGATGTACCGCTCAGTGCCAATTGCTCgtccaaacagacagatgcgATCTGCTCTAGTGATCAAGCTTGTAGAGGAACGCAAGAGGAGCGTTACAGTCGGTGCTGCTTCAATGGATGTCAGAACATTTGCATGTTGCCTGCAG TGGTGGATTGGATTAGAAGCCCAAACAGAGACAGTGAACCAG GATTAATTGTGGCTGGACCAGAGGCACCAGATTTGG GTGAACTGTGTAGTCTTGATCTCGATGCAGAGGCAACACAACACTGCCCGCATGGGTATGTGTGTAAGGAGGATGATGGCAGTGATCCTCGAGTTGCAATGTTTAGTGCTCAACAAGAGTCTCCATCTCTACGTAATTTGGGAATTTGTATCAAAG GTGATCTATGCTCGTTACTTGTAGACAAGGGTATATGTCAAAATGCTGTGCGGCGGTATTATTATGACTCTCAGAGCAACTCTTGCAAAGGATTTGACTACGGTGGTTGTGGAGGAAATGACAACAACTTTGAGACAGAGGAGAGATGCAGAAGTGCATGCGAAA AATCAGATGCTTTGTTGGTTGAACAAGAAG ACAAAGAATTGTTTTTCGCTGGagaaccaacagttgctcctAAAGGATTGGTACTCTATACAG ATGATCCTTGTATTCTCACTGACTGCAACTCTACGATTGGTGAACGATGTGTTGTGGTGTCTCAGGGTACTGACAGCGAAAGTGACAACGACAATAAAATGCCAGTCTGCACATGCAACTACCCTTGTCCCGAAAAAGTTGATCCTGTGTGTGCAAGTAACAACCGTCAGTACGATAACGAGTGTCTTATGGAGAAAAGCATGTGTAGCAACAGTGTGATACTCTCGGTCAAATACCATGGACCATGCTACG ATCCGTGTGTGGATGTTCATTGTGAGCAAGGACAACACTGTGTGTCTGACTATCATACGAGACGTGCTACTTGTGAGTGCATTTCGACTTGCAACAGTGCGGAGGATTCCGACATTGTGTGCGGATCGAATGGCAAGTGGTATCCATCATTCTGTTGGATGAACTTTGCAGCTTGTAAGACAAACATGACATTGAGTGTTGAACATAGGAACAGTAAGGAAATTTGTGGTAATG TTAAGCCAGGATCGTGTCCTGACATTGAGCTTGAATCTGATGGTGTATGCCAAGATCATTGTTCAATGGATGACCAATGTGACGGCTCGTTGAAATGCTGTTTCAATGGCTGCCAGCACCATTGCGTTGAACCAGTATTTGAAAGAG ATTGTGAATATCTTGGGCAAATTTACAAACATGCTGAAAAATTCTCGGAAGGATGCAGCGAATG CTCTTGCAAGAAAGGTCGAATCCAATGTTCATTCTTTAACTGCATTCCAG atAATGATGATCTTAGGGATAGTGCATCAGCAG ATGGCAATGTGACCTTACGTCAGTCGGTTGATGAAGATGCTGAGGATGATGTCTATTATGGATAA
- the LOC134182445 gene encoding papilin-like isoform X2, which yields MLRKLHLAISRSYSTHNTNDHISLLAVFVCLSSAFALSDLNDIRNYFAGEISSVQVEKELFDCSDVPLSANCSSKQTDAICSSDQACRGTQEERYSRCCFNGCQNICMLPAVVDWIRSPNRDSEPGLIVAGPEAPDLGELCSLDLDAEATQHCPHGYVCKEDDGSDPRVAMFSAQQESPSLRNLGICIKGDLCSLLVDKGICQNAVRRYYYDSQSNSCKGFDYGGCGGNDNNFETEERCRSACEKSDALLVEQEDKELFFAGEPTVAPKGLVLYTDDPCILTDCNSTIGERCVVVSQGTDSESDNDNKMPVCTCNYPCPEKVDPVCASNNRQYDNECLMEKSMCSNSVILSVKYHGPCYDPCVDVHCEQGQHCVSDYHTRRATCECISTCNSAEDSDIVCGSNGKWYPSFCWMNFAACKTNMTLSVEHRNSKEICGNVKPGSCPDIELESDGVCQDHCSMDDQCDGSLKCCFNGCQHHCVEPVFERDCEYLGQIYKHAEKFSEGCSECSCKKGRIQCSFFNCIPDNDDLRDSASADGNVTLRQSVDEDAEDDVYYG from the exons ATGCTGCGGAAGTTACATCTCGCAATCTCTCGGTCCTATTCAACTCACAACACAAACGATCACATCTCTCTCCTCGCCGTCTTCGTCTGCCTCTCTTCGGCATTCGCATTATCCGACCTGAACGACATTCGAAATTACTTTGCAGGAGAAATAAGCAGCGTACAAGTCGAGAAG GAATTATTTGACTGCTCTGATGTACCGCTCAGTGCCAATTGCTCgtccaaacagacagatgcgATCTGCTCTAGTGATCAAGCTTGTAGAGGAACGCAAGAGGAGCGTTACAGTCGGTGCTGCTTCAATGGATGTCAGAACATTTGCATGTTGCCTGCAG TGGTGGATTGGATTAGAAGCCCAAACAGAGACAGTGAACCAG GATTAATTGTGGCTGGACCAGAGGCACCAGATTTGG GTGAACTGTGTAGTCTTGATCTCGATGCAGAGGCAACACAACACTGCCCGCATGGGTATGTGTGTAAGGAGGATGATGGCAGTGATCCTCGAGTTGCAATGTTTAGTGCTCAACAAGAGTCTCCATCTCTACGTAATTTGGGAATTTGTATCAAAG GTGATCTATGCTCGTTACTTGTAGACAAGGGTATATGTCAAAATGCTGTGCGGCGGTATTATTATGACTCTCAGAGCAACTCTTGCAAAGGATTTGACTACGGTGGTTGTGGAGGAAATGACAACAACTTTGAGACAGAGGAGAGATGCAGAAGTGCATGCGAAA AATCAGATGCTTTGTTGGTTGAACAAGAAG ACAAAGAATTGTTTTTCGCTGGagaaccaacagttgctcctAAAGGATTGGTACTCTATACAG ATGATCCTTGTATTCTCACTGACTGCAACTCTACGATTGGTGAACGATGTGTTGTGGTGTCTCAGGGTACTGACAGCGAAAGTGACAACGACAATAAAATGCCAGTCTGCACATGCAACTACCCTTGTCCCGAAAAAGTTGATCCTGTGTGTGCAAGTAACAACCGTCAGTACGATAACGAGTGTCTTATGGAGAAAAGCATGTGTAGCAACAGTGTGATACTCTCGGTCAAATACCATGGACCATGCTACG ATCCGTGTGTGGATGTTCATTGTGAGCAAGGACAACACTGTGTGTCTGACTATCATACGAGACGTGCTACTTGTGAGTGCATTTCGACTTGCAACAGTGCGGAGGATTCCGACATTGTGTGCGGATCGAATGGCAAGTGGTATCCATCATTCTGTTGGATGAACTTTGCAGCTTGTAAGACAAACATGACATTGAGTGTTGAACATAGGAACAGTAAGGAAATTTGTGGTAATG TTAAGCCAGGATCGTGTCCTGACATTGAGCTTGAATCTGATGGTGTATGCCAAGATCATTGTTCAATGGATGACCAATGTGACGGCTCGTTGAAATGCTGTTTCAATGGCTGCCAGCACCATTGCGTTGAACCAGTATTTGAAAGAG ATTGTGAATATCTTGGGCAAATTTACAAACATGCTGAAAAATTCTCGGAAGGATGCAGCGAATG CTCTTGCAAGAAAGGTCGAATCCAATGTTCATTCTTTAACTGCATTCCAG atAATGATGATCTTAGGGATAGTGCATCAGCAG ATGGCAATGTGACCTTACGTCAGTCGGTTGATGAAGATGCTGAGGATGATGTCTATTATGGATAA